GACGAAGTGGTAATATATTGAGTGATTTAAACAACGGAAATGATGGTTCCCATCTAGGTTTGTGAAGCATTACTCTAATGATCTTCTTCTGGGCTATGATTAAAAGCTGTAGGTTGCTGACAAATGCACTACCCCAGCAGGAAATACCATATTCTAAGCGAGAGTTAGCTAATGCATAATAAATAGATGTTAGTAGGTTCGCTGGTACTATTTTTCGCAAGagaaagattttgtttaaaacaatatacatattttttttaacactcaTAATGTGTGACTTCCAGTTCAGTTTTGAGTCTAGTATTATGCCAAGGTATTTAAATTCTGTTACACATTCAAGTGGCATGCAGGAAACGGTACAACTAGAATGATTACAGCTTGCGCCATGAAGACCAACATTTTCAATAGAAATCTCATTTGACAAGGAAAAATACATAATCTTGGATTTGCTACTTAGCACCATCTGATGATACTTAAACCAGTTTGCCAAAATAGAGAGATCGCTGTTCATTGAGACTTTTATTCTATCAACAGAAGGTGCAGAATACGAAAGGGCTAAGTCATCAGCAAAAGCAACCATATTTCCTTTCAAAGGCAGCTGAAagattgaatttatataaataataaaaagtaaaggcCCGAGCACTGACCCTTGGGGGACGCCTACACATGCACTAGTGATCGAATAACTCATAGTTGTACCGATTCGCACATGCTGGGACCTGTTATGAAGATAGGatgagaaataatttaaaatgttacttcTGAATCCATATctgtaaagtttatttaaaagaagtttgTGGTCGACTAAGTCAAATGCTTTCGTCAGATCAAGAAACAGAGAAccagatttatttgttttatcgaGTTCATTATTGATGCTTTCCAAGAGAGTCACTACTGCATCTTCGGTAGACTTACCCTTCATGAATCCAAATTGCAAAGAGCTGAAAATTCTATATTTACCAAGAAACTTAAGCATTCttttagttattaatttttcaaaaatttttaagaaaacagatAGCAACGAAATTGGTCTGTAGTTATTAGGGTCTGTTGTGTCAGGGCattgatcgaacccaagacctctggcatgacagtccaacgcactaaattctttcaaagatatttgataattgttagaaaaaaaaattgaaaaaaattctaaatcattttcatttacCTGTCTTAAAACAAgggttagattttttttaaaacaagcaaCACATAACAAAATATTGCCCTAAGAAACTATCCAAATTTAATACATGTCTTCTTACATTACCAGCGGTTTTTGGTGGTGTTTACGTAGTGGCCTTTAAATTATGTAGGGCtagtaaaaatttgaaatccaatttcaaagaaaagagctagatatcaattaaaaaatatctaacgGAACTCTCCCTTTTAGGTGGTGAGATTAGCAATTCACGATACAAAACATAGATTAGACAAAAGCTGATTCGTCATCATCAGCTGATTGAAAAAAACACAGTAATTGAATAAGAAAGAATTGGTTGAAATAATCTGAAGTTCTATCGAAATATCAGAACTCATCTTGAGTGACGTCATAGTGTTGTATATATTAGACACTACTCTACAATCACAGCTATCGAGTATCaaacaagaaacattttcagaaaaaaatctgGAAAATTTCATTTACGATACTCGAAAAAAGTCAAATATCTTGTCACAACTGGATTTCACCTTCTACGGGCATTGATTCTGTTGtagatgttttatttgtttctttaaaaacatttgtactGTACTACGTATGACTTTTCTAATAAAACTCGGTTATTGTTAACTTGCTTTATTCAGTtatgttttaattataaattccaTAAACTttgtaagaatattttaaataagaagtTGCTTTACCTTCTACCATAATTTCAATTTCACGCTTATTAGTTCCGCCTGATAAAATATAAGCTCTACCATTTTTAGAACTTTGTTGGACATCGATTTCTACAAATGTTACAAGCGCACCATTTCCTCTCGATGGATAATCCAAACGAAGCTGAATATTTTTTGGCATACTAAATGATTGCCAACCAGATCCTTGAGAAACTATTTTATCCTctgatgatgaaaataaaaagcaatCTATCATTTAACATTGATCCTCTTACATAAGGAAAATTAGGTCTTACTTGAATAATCTCGGGTTCCAAAAGTGTAACGAAGAGCCTCGTTGCCATTTTTACTTCGTCGAGCGACTTGAATTAATCCCGAATCCCTAATAAAGTCTTCAAAGCTAGTTTggatatctaaaatttttaattccacaATCGTTGATATGCCAATACCATCAACGTCAGATCCTTCATCTGCTAATGTTACTGAAGTAACAGATGAATACACAAAGAAGACACTTAgaagaatatttaaagaaaacattttatttaaactgagAACAATACTAATTTTcagctttgtttttatataattttctacATACTAGAAtcatgatttttaataaaacaatttggagATAAGAGAAACAACTATGTTAACATTGTTCGAACACAAGTATCTAGtcaaatttgaagtttaaatgGTTATCACattgaaaagttaattttgtgcttaaaactgAAGTACTTCAACTACAATAACAttataaaaagaatttcaaactaATTAGTTTAGtattagttcttgaaaaatgtgCTTTGTTTAAAACATGTATGTACACAATTTGTTATTGAAGATTTCGTGGGCTGGACTTGTAGAAATGTGAAgtttaaatcaaacaatttcaattGTTGAGCTTTTTTCAACGAAACCTTTAGTTTGAAATCAAGAAATTTTAGTCCAACCAATTAacttgaacatttatttttgagcaATACGGAGTTATACAAGTTGCAGAAATTAAAGAAGTTCCAAGAACAATGGAACTCCCAGAAGTTATAActacttcaaaattataatCTTGACACGTTTTATTAGTTGTTTTAGTCTGATTAACATGGAGGTTACTATTGCAAATTTCGTGCCTCGTTTCACATAACGAGACGATATGGTTTCCAATCAAATAGTTTTCTATGCGAATTGTAAATGATTCGTTAATATTTTAAACCACCTAAATGATAAAAGTTTCTAGCTAGTGCTGCGGGGAATTTTAGAATCctctttaatttttagattGAATCGGACGAAATAATAGCTTTAAAATCTAAGGAACCATCTAAAGATTGCTAAAATCTATATTCGTCAACGCTTCAGTTAAAACAATACTTACttccttacttaaggtggcgctacagtccggggcggacctgggcctcaaccaacaagcgtctccagccagctcggtccctagctaactgtctccagtttcgcacgccaagttggttgaggtcctctccctcCTGGGTTcgccacctgagtagcggtcttccgctattgcgccgtccctcgcgattggattcgaagaccttccgggctggaacgatgatgtccattcgctctacatgacgtagccatctaagctgttgcactttaattctgctaattaggtcagtttcgctgtacagcccgtacagttcgtcgttatatcttctcctccattctccatctatgcgtatgggaccaaaaatcacccgaagaatttttctctcgaagcatcctaagacgatctcatct
This window of the Eupeodes corollae chromosome 3, idEupCoro1.1, whole genome shotgun sequence genome carries:
- the LOC129952537 gene encoding uncharacterized protein LOC129952537: MFSLNILLSVFFVYSSVTSVTLADEGSDVDGIGISTIVELKILDIQTSFEDFIRDSGLIQVARRSKNGNEALRYTFGTRDYSKDKIVSQGSGWQSFSMPKNIQLRLDYPSRGNGALVTFVEIDVQQSSKNGRAYILSGGTNKREIEIMVEGKATSYLKYSYKVYGIYN